In Methylacidiphilum infernorum V4, a single window of DNA contains:
- a CDS encoding flavoprotein gives MNREKENDSFSILLGVSGSIAAFRAVELASALSKEGYLVDTVLTPAATQFITPLSFECVTKRKAYTDAMFSELLNGSPLHIELARRARLVLLAPATADLIAQYALGLAPNLLTSLLLATLCPVWIAPAMNVAMWHHPAVQKNVQLLKERGVVFIGPDEGELACGDRGKGRLWPVEGIFSKIISHFPLGDSQRKRLQNESRT, from the coding sequence ATGAACCGGGAAAAAGAAAACGATTCTTTTTCGATTCTCCTTGGGGTAAGTGGCTCCATTGCGGCCTTTAGGGCGGTGGAACTGGCCAGTGCTTTATCAAAAGAAGGATACCTTGTCGATACCGTTCTGACGCCTGCGGCAACCCAGTTTATAACCCCCCTTTCTTTTGAATGCGTGACCAAGAGAAAAGCCTATACCGATGCGATGTTCTCGGAGCTGCTTAATGGGAGTCCCCTGCACATAGAGCTGGCTCGCCGAGCCAGGCTTGTCCTTCTTGCTCCCGCTACGGCTGATCTCATAGCCCAGTATGCCCTTGGTCTTGCTCCTAATCTTCTTACCTCCCTTTTGCTGGCTACCCTTTGCCCGGTATGGATCGCTCCTGCCATGAATGTCGCCATGTGGCATCATCCCGCCGTGCAGAAGAATGTCCAGCTATTGAAAGAACGGGGGGTAGTGTTTATTGGCCCCGATGAAGGAGAGCTTGCCTGTGGAGATAGGGGTAAAGGCAGGTTGTGGCCTGTGGAAGGCATCTTTTCGAAAATAATCAGCCATTTTCCTTTGGGCGACTCGCAAAGAAAGAGGTTGCAAAATGAATCCCGAACCTAA
- a CDS encoding Lon protease family protein, which produces MTSPIPLSRQQIEIPLDFHDIPYNTTDEIPLGTDYFVGQQRAGEAFDFGLSILKPGYNFFVMGPPGIGKRTFLERVLKEKAARGPTPLEWCYVFNFEEENKPKALSFPAGKASEFSEDMARLVDDLKIGIPAIFESDEYKTRAQEIEQEFIDRREEALSRLREKAQKEGIALLQTPAGIAFAPFKNGEVLDPERYNALPEEEKKRIETAIRLLQEELTAILRQIPKWRKEAQNKLRELNRSYIQGVVSGLLEELKSKYKNSEEVLKHLEEIQKDVLKNAESFRSPRETEMPPLPGMGTIGREPLEALLKRYKVNVIVDNSQLQGQPIVFEDNPTFVNIVGRIEHIAQMGALVTDFSLIRPGALHRSNGGYLILDALRVLSHPFSWEGLKRALRTRQIKIEPLGEALGLISTVSLEPQPIPLDLKVILVGDRLIYYLLYQFDPEFKDLFKVSVDFSEEFDAHPQNLLPYCQLIASLCRHHGIGPLDKSALRLILKQSLRLSQDSKKFSLQRGRILELLEESDYWRKKEKAPTITARHVQTAIVSYSNRINRVQEKIKESILRQILLVETEGSKVGQVNGLVVVDMGNFLFGYPTKITARVRFGNGHVVDIEREVKLSGPIHSKGVLILSGFLAGRYLPDEPLSLSASLAFEQSYSVVEGDSASAAELCALLSALSEQPLWQSIAITGSINQLGEIQAIGGVNEKIEGFFDICSSRGLNERSGVIIPQSNLQHLVLKEEVLEAVEKGLFKIYSVKTIDEAMEILTGIPAGERGPDGKYPPSSLNGKVEEKLSQFARRAQKFASSLPKAAVESQEGNNDKQNSSL; this is translated from the coding sequence ATGACTTCCCCCATCCCGTTGTCCAGGCAGCAGATTGAAATTCCCTTGGATTTCCATGACATTCCCTATAACACTACCGATGAAATTCCTCTAGGAACCGATTATTTTGTCGGTCAACAAAGAGCGGGAGAGGCCTTCGACTTTGGCCTTTCCATTTTAAAACCGGGCTACAATTTTTTCGTCATGGGTCCCCCGGGAATCGGCAAAAGGACATTCCTGGAAAGGGTATTGAAGGAAAAGGCCGCTCGGGGCCCCACTCCCCTTGAGTGGTGTTATGTTTTTAATTTTGAAGAGGAAAACAAGCCCAAGGCCCTCTCGTTCCCCGCGGGGAAAGCTTCGGAATTTTCTGAAGACATGGCTAGGCTTGTCGACGATCTCAAGATTGGAATTCCTGCTATTTTCGAAAGCGATGAATATAAAACCAGGGCCCAGGAAATAGAACAGGAGTTCATAGACAGGAGAGAAGAGGCTCTTAGCCGACTCAGGGAAAAAGCCCAAAAAGAAGGAATAGCCCTTCTGCAAACACCCGCAGGAATCGCCTTTGCTCCCTTTAAGAACGGGGAGGTCCTCGATCCCGAAAGATACAATGCATTGCCCGAGGAAGAAAAAAAGAGGATAGAGACGGCGATTCGTTTACTCCAAGAAGAACTGACGGCCATTCTCAGGCAGATTCCAAAGTGGCGAAAAGAAGCCCAAAACAAGCTCAGGGAACTCAACCGCAGTTACATCCAGGGAGTTGTATCGGGTCTCCTCGAAGAGCTCAAATCGAAATACAAAAACAGTGAAGAGGTACTTAAGCACCTGGAAGAGATTCAAAAAGATGTTTTAAAAAATGCCGAGAGTTTTCGCTCTCCAAGGGAGACTGAAATGCCGCCCTTGCCCGGAATGGGAACGATCGGCAGAGAACCCTTGGAAGCCTTGCTTAAACGTTATAAAGTCAACGTTATCGTGGACAATTCCCAGTTGCAGGGTCAGCCGATCGTCTTTGAAGATAATCCCACCTTCGTCAACATCGTGGGAAGGATCGAACACATAGCCCAGATGGGAGCCTTGGTTACCGATTTTTCCCTGATTCGGCCTGGAGCCTTGCACCGTTCAAACGGAGGCTACCTTATCCTTGATGCCTTGCGGGTTCTTTCCCATCCCTTCTCCTGGGAAGGACTCAAAAGAGCCCTGCGCACGAGGCAGATCAAGATAGAACCCCTGGGTGAAGCTTTAGGATTAATCAGCACGGTTTCTCTAGAGCCCCAACCCATTCCTCTCGACCTCAAAGTGATCCTCGTGGGAGATCGGCTGATCTACTACCTGCTCTATCAATTCGATCCCGAATTCAAAGATCTCTTTAAAGTAAGCGTGGATTTCAGCGAAGAATTCGACGCTCACCCTCAAAACCTTCTTCCCTACTGCCAGCTCATTGCTTCCCTTTGCCGCCACCACGGCATCGGCCCCCTGGATAAATCGGCCTTGCGGCTAATCCTAAAGCAGAGCCTAAGGCTTTCCCAGGACTCCAAAAAATTCTCCCTGCAAAGGGGAAGAATACTCGAGCTGCTTGAAGAAAGCGATTACTGGAGAAAAAAAGAAAAGGCGCCAACAATTACCGCCAGGCACGTTCAAACCGCCATCGTATCTTATTCCAACCGGATAAACAGGGTGCAGGAAAAAATTAAAGAATCGATTTTGAGGCAAATCCTGCTCGTTGAAACCGAAGGGAGCAAAGTCGGGCAGGTGAACGGGCTTGTCGTCGTCGACATGGGCAATTTCCTCTTCGGCTATCCGACAAAAATAACCGCTCGGGTGCGGTTTGGCAACGGACATGTCGTGGATATCGAAAGAGAAGTTAAGTTAAGTGGACCTATCCATTCCAAAGGGGTCTTGATCCTTTCGGGCTTCCTGGCGGGCAGGTATCTTCCCGATGAGCCTCTTTCTTTGAGTGCCTCCTTGGCTTTCGAACAGTCTTACTCGGTTGTGGAAGGAGACAGCGCTTCGGCTGCGGAACTCTGTGCCTTGCTCTCCGCCCTTTCCGAACAACCCCTATGGCAATCGATCGCCATCACCGGCTCGATTAATCAACTCGGAGAAATCCAGGCTATTGGAGGAGTCAACGAAAAGATTGAAGGCTTTTTTGATATCTGTTCTTCTCGAGGACTCAATGAACGATCCGGGGTGATCATTCCCCAGTCCAACCTCCAACATCTCGTACTCAAGGAGGAGGTCCTGGAAGCTGTAGAAAAGGGACTCTTTAAAATATATTCGGTCAAAACGATCGACGAGGCGATGGAAATCCTTACCGGGATCCCCGCCGGGGAAAGGGGACCGGATGGGAAATATCCTCCCTCGAGCCTTAATGGAAAAGTTGAAGAAAAGCTCTCTCAATTCGCCCGTCGCGCTCAAAAATTCGCCTCCTCTCTTCCGAAAGCGGCCGTTGAATCCCAGGAAGGAAATAATGATAAGCAAAATTCTTCTCTTTGA
- the purE gene encoding 5-(carboxyamino)imidazole ribonucleotide mutase, with amino-acid sequence MNPEPKKDKLPVVGIVMGSRSDWQTMKACADVLDEFAVDYEKRIISAHRTPELLREYGMKAVARGLRVIIAGAGGAAHLPGMMASYTPLPVLGVPVESKVLRGMDSLLSIVQMPFGIPVGCLAIGESGAKNAALLAVAILAIGDKELAKKLETFRIAQTQKVLNETL; translated from the coding sequence ATGAATCCCGAACCTAAAAAAGATAAACTTCCCGTTGTGGGCATTGTAATGGGCAGCCGTTCGGATTGGCAGACCATGAAAGCTTGTGCCGATGTTCTTGATGAATTCGCCGTTGATTATGAAAAAAGAATCATCTCCGCCCACCGGACGCCCGAGCTTTTAAGAGAATACGGGATGAAGGCGGTTGCAAGGGGACTTCGAGTCATTATTGCCGGGGCCGGGGGAGCAGCCCATCTTCCCGGAATGATGGCTTCCTATACCCCGCTGCCCGTCCTTGGAGTACCTGTGGAAAGCAAGGTGCTGCGGGGAATGGATTCCCTGCTTTCTATCGTGCAGATGCCCTTTGGGATACCTGTAGGTTGCTTGGCCATCGGGGAAAGTGGAGCTAAAAATGCCGCCCTGCTGGCTGTAGCTATATTGGCGATCGGGGACAAGGAGTTGGCTAAGAAGTTGGAGACTTTCAGGATAGCCCAAACGCAAAAAGTCCTTAACGAGACGTTGTAA
- the thiS gene encoding sulfur carrier protein ThiS, whose product MSKQVQITVNGKVMSVAENTSVLMLLKELNLDPNAVFVEMNKTALLKKEYGSIVLKDKDKIELVQVTAGG is encoded by the coding sequence ATGTCTAAACAGGTTCAAATTACGGTTAACGGAAAAGTGATGTCCGTGGCTGAAAATACTTCTGTTCTTATGCTTCTTAAAGAGCTGAACCTCGATCCCAATGCCGTTTTTGTCGAAATGAACAAAACGGCCCTTTTAAAAAAGGAGTACGGCAGTATCGTTTTAAAAGACAAGGACAAGATCGAACTAGTGCAGGTCACGGCGGGAGGATAA
- a CDS encoding 5-(carboxyamino)imidazole ribonucleotide synthase, translating to MKEILPGSTIGILGGGQLGRMTAMEARRLGYDVEVYDPDPLCPAAGLSSRHWSYSYEDLDRLKAFARSVDILTYEFENIPSASVKELEENSLVCPSAAVLAISQDRVKEKQFLAQNGFPVAPFRVVRTLAELTASAVELGLPVVLKTVQLGYDGKGQVPLDTIEDCRWGWKELGEPKLAIVEKKINLLSEFSVILALGYERNFSFLPIPRNYHRKGILDYSIVPSGLGKEVEEAAKEIALEIALALGVVGLLTVEFFLAENQQILVNELAPRPHNSGHFSLDSCITSQFEQLIRAICKLPLGQPTLKGPVLMRNLLGDLWRDGRPPNWPELLKIPGLKLHLYAKKYPRAGRKMGHYSLQGEDLKAVLALDKQAQKILQEDLEPSRTERNG from the coding sequence ATGAAAGAAATTTTGCCCGGTTCCACCATAGGGATCCTCGGCGGAGGCCAGTTGGGAAGGATGACGGCCATGGAAGCCAGAAGATTAGGATATGACGTCGAGGTCTATGATCCTGATCCTTTATGTCCGGCTGCAGGCCTATCCAGTCGGCACTGGAGCTATTCCTACGAGGATCTTGATCGATTAAAAGCATTTGCCCGCTCGGTCGATATTCTGACTTACGAATTTGAAAATATTCCCAGCGCATCGGTAAAGGAACTTGAAGAAAACTCCCTCGTTTGTCCTTCGGCGGCCGTCCTGGCCATCAGCCAGGATAGGGTCAAGGAAAAGCAGTTTTTAGCCCAAAACGGCTTTCCGGTGGCCCCCTTTAGGGTAGTGCGTACCCTGGCCGAATTGACCGCTTCAGCCGTTGAGCTGGGATTGCCGGTCGTATTGAAAACCGTGCAACTGGGTTACGATGGTAAAGGACAGGTGCCGCTCGATACGATCGAGGATTGCCGGTGGGGATGGAAAGAACTGGGTGAACCGAAGCTGGCCATCGTCGAAAAAAAAATCAACCTTTTGTCCGAGTTTTCCGTGATCCTGGCTTTAGGCTATGAAAGGAATTTTTCTTTTTTACCTATTCCTAGAAATTATCATCGAAAGGGAATTTTAGATTACTCGATCGTTCCCTCTGGCTTAGGCAAAGAGGTTGAAGAAGCGGCGAAAGAAATCGCCCTGGAAATCGCTTTAGCCTTGGGGGTCGTAGGACTTTTAACGGTGGAGTTTTTTCTTGCGGAAAACCAACAAATCCTCGTTAATGAGCTGGCTCCAAGACCCCATAATTCCGGTCATTTTAGCCTGGATAGCTGCATAACCAGCCAGTTTGAACAGTTAATAAGGGCTATCTGCAAGCTTCCCCTGGGGCAGCCGACTTTAAAAGGTCCCGTGCTCATGCGTAACTTGCTTGGAGATCTTTGGCGGGACGGTCGGCCGCCCAATTGGCCCGAGCTGTTGAAGATTCCAGGTCTCAAGCTCCATCTTTACGCTAAAAAGTATCCACGGGCGGGAAGAAAGATGGGCCATTATAGCCTTCAGGGCGAGGACCTGAAAGCTGTTCTGGCCTTGGATAAGCAAGCCCAGAAAATCCTGCAAGAAGACCTTGAGCCAAGTAGAACGGAAAGAAACGGCTGA
- the thiH gene encoding 2-iminoacetate synthase ThiH has product MTGSGLEKLPFYSHADSRLLSKFSALIAPKNDRELDCLAHEARRLTQLYFGKTLRLYAPLYLSNECINSCVYCGFSRENPILRLTLSPEEVYQEASYLWNQGFRSILLVAGEHPKFVSLGYLESCIDKIRPLFPSISIEVAPMETADYERVVNAGAEGVVVYQETYNFDLYKLYHLFGPKKDFFWRLESAERAYAAGARRLGIGALFGLAPWREEALSLAAHTAYLLKKCWRATITVSLPRLRPAAGGFTPPYPMEDRDLFHFLCAFRITFPQVGIVLSTREQPHFREKLIPFGITAMSAGSKTEPGGYTDAGTHSLHRRLKGKEIRLDENEKNGAKATEQFEISDRRSPDQIAALLKSMGYEPVWKDWETCLNRFKLRLTEK; this is encoded by the coding sequence ATGACAGGTTCCGGTCTCGAAAAACTCCCTTTTTACAGCCATGCCGACAGCCGGCTTTTATCGAAGTTTTCGGCACTGATTGCTCCTAAAAACGATAGGGAGCTCGATTGCTTAGCCCATGAAGCTCGCAGGCTCACCCAACTTTACTTCGGCAAAACTCTTCGGCTTTATGCCCCTCTTTATCTTTCTAACGAGTGCATTAACAGCTGCGTTTACTGTGGATTTTCTAGGGAAAACCCGATCCTAAGATTGACACTCAGCCCCGAAGAGGTGTACCAAGAAGCCTCTTATCTCTGGAACCAAGGCTTTCGATCGATTCTGCTCGTCGCCGGGGAACACCCGAAATTTGTCTCTCTAGGCTACCTGGAAAGTTGCATCGATAAAATACGCCCCCTTTTTCCCTCTATCTCCATAGAGGTTGCTCCCATGGAAACAGCGGATTACGAAAGGGTCGTCAACGCCGGGGCCGAAGGGGTTGTCGTCTACCAGGAAACTTATAATTTCGATCTGTACAAGCTCTACCACCTTTTTGGTCCTAAAAAAGATTTTTTCTGGAGATTGGAATCCGCCGAGCGAGCCTATGCCGCAGGAGCACGCCGCTTAGGCATAGGTGCGCTTTTCGGCCTAGCTCCATGGAGGGAAGAAGCTTTAAGCTTGGCCGCCCATACGGCCTACCTTCTAAAAAAATGCTGGCGGGCTACTATTACCGTCTCCCTTCCGCGTTTGCGCCCGGCAGCCGGCGGATTCACTCCCCCTTACCCCATGGAAGACAGGGACCTCTTCCATTTCCTCTGTGCCTTCCGGATTACTTTTCCCCAGGTAGGCATCGTTCTTTCGACGAGGGAACAACCTCATTTCAGGGAAAAATTAATTCCTTTTGGAATAACGGCGATGAGCGCGGGTTCCAAAACAGAACCCGGAGGATACACCGATGCGGGAACCCATTCTTTGCATAGGCGGCTTAAAGGCAAGGAAATCCGTCTTGATGAAAACGAAAAAAACGGGGCTAAAGCTACCGAACAGTTCGAAATCAGCGATAGGAGATCCCCCGACCAAATTGCGGCCCTCTTGAAATCCATGGGCTATGAACCGGTATGGAAGGATTGGGAAACATGTCTAAACAGGTTCAAATTACGGTTAACGGAAAAGTGA
- a CDS encoding class I SAM-dependent methyltransferase → MNPEGLTPFCHPILSLYPERLNPESLWHGHIPFAFWITAAVQPQIFVELGVYKADSYCAFCQAVKYLHYPTACYGIDHWKGDETTPPLSREQFEELESYHYPRYGSFSKLLSFSFDEALDYFKDSSIDLLHIDGSSTYPSVRHNFEKWLPKMTDRGIILIHGTNAREKEFGSWLYWEEIKESYPHFNFLHGHGLGVLAVGKDIHPSLKALLSLEKEETDIVRSFFLRLGEGVASLAKNEKLRKEKESLLSKIRELEEKLQESALLSLQLKEKEKEAADFFARLQQLEDKEKEFYRDLGQLFKVSPDQSADPLSLLALVKEKWEEEQALVASLTNQLRQVEKEKEDLLRKEEEEKNKSKAAACAEKTVLENPLKPTQDTSAVEKLRVVVEKEPSGFDASENLKKVQLNLANLEKEFHTYQNRLIEEIRRINCLDAKRLEQQYKSYKKSAKKNSFFACLFSPKAREENKLFEKVLELNLFDPDFYILQAPDVSREEALRHYFREGYIADLNPNPYFDTAYYVKQNPEVVQQKINPLIHFIEKGALNRRNPSPYFDIQYYLEQYPEVAEQNLNPLSHFLIQGRKEGRLSRPILKISSRIRPNLMLKEPRPTRICTVCGKELPLQSSEKTPPDPILCPYCRSKEPEIELGKTLIQALGLPTSSLREAAVKLENRRILLLGPIQAIREVLSPSSTTEFFTDFDPQKLASFPKEYFDLVLGLLPENFSLQDKEPFEGIFERLKPQAQFLLSFSLLGVSSKEPSNEAQVQCPSPLPTDLTSQNGSPSSLAMQILEVLKECGFRLLPSQPAAPPPSTPTVVVLEKPRLAEEKKS, encoded by the coding sequence ATGAATCCTGAAGGTCTCACTCCCTTTTGTCATCCCATTTTATCCCTCTATCCGGAAAGGTTGAACCCTGAGTCCCTCTGGCACGGACATATTCCTTTTGCATTCTGGATTACGGCGGCCGTTCAGCCCCAAATTTTTGTCGAGCTTGGGGTTTACAAGGCCGATTCTTACTGTGCCTTCTGCCAGGCTGTAAAATACCTCCATTATCCCACAGCCTGTTATGGCATCGATCATTGGAAGGGAGACGAAACAACCCCTCCGCTGAGTAGGGAGCAGTTCGAAGAACTCGAATCTTACCATTATCCCCGGTATGGTTCTTTTTCAAAATTGCTTTCTTTTAGCTTCGATGAGGCGCTGGATTACTTTAAAGATAGTTCCATCGATCTCCTCCACATCGATGGATCTTCAACCTATCCCTCCGTCCGGCATAATTTCGAAAAATGGCTTCCCAAAATGACCGACAGGGGAATAATCCTCATCCATGGGACGAACGCCCGGGAAAAAGAATTCGGAAGCTGGCTTTACTGGGAAGAAATCAAGGAGTCCTACCCTCACTTTAACTTTCTCCACGGCCATGGACTGGGAGTGCTTGCGGTGGGCAAAGATATTCATCCTTCCCTGAAAGCTTTGTTAAGCTTAGAAAAAGAAGAGACCGATATCGTCCGTTCCTTCTTTTTGCGCCTGGGAGAAGGAGTCGCTTCTCTGGCGAAAAACGAAAAACTCAGAAAAGAAAAAGAAAGCCTTCTTTCCAAGATAAGAGAGCTTGAAGAAAAACTCCAAGAAAGCGCCCTTTTAAGCCTGCAGTTAAAAGAAAAAGAAAAAGAAGCGGCCGATTTTTTTGCCCGCCTCCAGCAGCTTGAGGACAAAGAAAAGGAATTTTACCGGGATCTAGGCCAGCTCTTCAAAGTCTCTCCCGATCAATCTGCCGATCCTCTTTCCCTCCTGGCCCTCGTAAAGGAAAAATGGGAGGAAGAACAAGCTCTCGTCGCTTCTTTAACCAACCAGCTCAGGCAGGTTGAAAAAGAAAAAGAAGATCTTCTGCGCAAAGAAGAAGAAGAAAAAAATAAAAGCAAGGCTGCCGCTTGTGCTGAAAAGACAGTTTTAGAAAACCCGCTGAAGCCGACCCAAGACACTTCCGCCGTAGAAAAGCTTCGTGTCGTTGTAGAAAAAGAACCTTCCGGCTTTGATGCTTCAGAAAACTTAAAAAAGGTTCAACTGAATTTAGCCAACTTAGAAAAGGAATTTCACACCTATCAAAACCGGTTGATAGAAGAAATCCGAAGGATAAACTGCCTGGATGCCAAGAGGTTAGAACAGCAATACAAATCCTATAAAAAGAGCGCAAAGAAAAATTCTTTCTTCGCCTGCCTTTTTAGTCCCAAGGCTAGGGAAGAAAACAAGCTTTTTGAAAAGGTCCTCGAACTCAATCTCTTTGACCCGGATTTTTATATCCTTCAAGCACCCGATGTATCGAGAGAGGAAGCCTTACGCCATTATTTCAGGGAAGGCTACATTGCCGACCTCAATCCCAATCCCTATTTTGACACCGCTTATTATGTAAAACAAAATCCCGAGGTAGTCCAACAAAAGATAAATCCTCTTATTCATTTCATTGAAAAGGGAGCTTTAAACCGTAGGAATCCCAGTCCCTACTTTGATATCCAGTATTACCTGGAACAATATCCAGAAGTCGCCGAGCAAAACTTAAACCCCCTTTCCCACTTCCTTATCCAGGGAAGGAAAGAGGGAAGATTAAGCCGACCTATTCTTAAAATCAGCTCCCGGATACGTCCCAACCTTATGCTTAAAGAACCGCGTCCAACAAGGATTTGCACGGTCTGCGGCAAGGAACTCCCTCTTCAATCAAGCGAAAAAACACCTCCGGACCCTATTCTTTGTCCCTACTGCCGTTCCAAGGAGCCCGAAATAGAGCTCGGTAAAACTCTTATCCAGGCCCTAGGCTTGCCTACATCTTCCCTTCGAGAAGCTGCCGTAAAGCTTGAGAATAGACGCATTCTTCTCCTAGGGCCGATCCAAGCGATCCGGGAAGTTCTATCCCCAAGCTCTACTACCGAATTCTTCACCGATTTTGATCCCCAAAAGCTTGCTTCTTTCCCTAAAGAATATTTCGACCTTGTTCTAGGACTTCTTCCTGAAAATTTTTCTCTCCAAGATAAAGAGCCCTTTGAGGGGATATTCGAAAGACTGAAGCCCCAAGCTCAATTTCTCCTCTCTTTTTCTCTTCTTGGCGTTTCTTCCAAGGAACCGTCCAACGAAGCCCAAGTCCAGTGTCCATCCCCTTTACCTACCGATCTAACCTCCCAAAACGGTTCTCCCTCTTCCCTAGCCATGCAAATTTTAGAAGTACTCAAGGAATGCGGCTTTAGGCTTCTCCCTTCCCAACCAGCAGCCCCGCCGCCGTCAACCCCGACCGTGGTTGTTCTTGAAAAACCCCGGCTCGCCGAGGAGAAAAAAAGTTAA
- the trpB gene encoding tryptophan synthase subunit beta: MQKTRFPFSLTLPDSLGYYGPYGGRFAPESLMEALLQLEAEYQKAKEDPRFKEELQELLKNYAGRPTPLYHAKRLSSLLGDVKVYLKREDLLHTGAHKINNTLGQVLLAKRMGKKRVVAETGAGQHGVATATACALFGLECTIYMGEVDMERQALNVSRMKMLGARVCPVKVGQRTLKEAINEGMRDWVTNLKTTHYVLGSALGPHPFPMIVRDFQKVIGEECREQFLAQEGKLPDVAIACVGGGSNAIGFFYGFLSDPQVRLVGVEAGGKGGSLGEHAARFASGKLGIFHGTKTFVLQDEDGQIALTHSISAGLDYPAVGPEHAFLREKQRALYTKVSDEEALEGFFLLSRTEGILPALESAHALAYCIKLGKELPKGAIVAVNLSGRGDKDVSQLSALHENNPVGREESL; this comes from the coding sequence ATGCAAAAAACTCGATTCCCTTTCTCGTTAACTCTTCCCGATAGCTTGGGATATTACGGTCCCTATGGAGGACGGTTTGCTCCAGAGTCGCTCATGGAAGCTTTGTTGCAGCTCGAAGCCGAGTATCAAAAGGCTAAGGAAGATCCCCGGTTCAAAGAAGAACTCCAAGAGCTGCTTAAAAATTACGCCGGAAGGCCTACTCCACTCTATCATGCCAAAAGGCTTTCTTCCCTACTCGGAGATGTCAAGGTTTATCTCAAGAGGGAAGATCTGCTCCATACCGGGGCCCATAAAATTAACAATACGCTGGGCCAGGTGCTCTTGGCCAAGCGCATGGGCAAGAAAAGGGTGGTGGCCGAGACGGGAGCAGGACAGCATGGAGTGGCTACGGCAACGGCCTGCGCGCTCTTTGGATTGGAATGCACGATCTACATGGGGGAAGTCGACATGGAAAGACAAGCTCTCAACGTGAGCCGGATGAAAATGCTGGGGGCTCGAGTATGCCCTGTGAAGGTCGGACAGAGAACTTTAAAAGAAGCCATCAACGAGGGAATGAGGGATTGGGTGACCAACCTCAAAACCACCCATTACGTTCTTGGATCGGCCTTAGGACCGCATCCCTTCCCGATGATCGTCAGAGATTTTCAAAAAGTGATCGGTGAAGAATGCCGTGAGCAGTTTCTCGCTCAAGAAGGGAAGCTCCCTGACGTGGCCATAGCCTGTGTGGGGGGAGGGAGCAATGCCATAGGATTTTTCTATGGATTTCTGTCCGATCCGCAAGTTCGCCTCGTCGGCGTAGAAGCGGGTGGCAAGGGAGGAAGTCTTGGAGAACATGCGGCGCGTTTTGCTTCGGGCAAACTAGGGATATTCCACGGTACCAAGACATTTGTTCTCCAGGATGAAGATGGGCAGATCGCTTTGACCCATTCCATTTCAGCGGGACTGGATTATCCGGCGGTGGGTCCCGAACATGCCTTTTTGAGGGAAAAGCAAAGGGCCCTTTATACCAAGGTTTCAGACGAGGAAGCCTTGGAAGGATTTTTTCTCTTATCGAGAACCGAAGGGATATTGCCGGCCTTGGAAAGCGCTCATGCCTTGGCTTACTGCATAAAACTCGGCAAGGAGCTCCCGAAGGGAGCTATTGTGGCTGTAAACCTTTCAGGGAGGGGAGATAAGGATGTGAGCCAGCTCTCTGCCCTGCACGAAAACAACCCTGTCGGCAGAGAAGAGTCCCTGTAG
- the gmk gene encoding guanylate kinase: MEKFFRREGILFVISAPSGAGKSTLCSNLRKTPDFIFSISCTTRPPRVGEVHGEDYFFLTEKEFFQKLSAQEFLEYARVHGHYYGTLKSSVISALKNGTDVLLDIDVQGARQIRENKDPLLKNALVDVFIMPPTLEELERRLRKRGTETEEELRLRLKTAREEMKLWPEFKYTILSGSMEEDLTKFRAIMRAERYLSRRLTLVEDPT; the protein is encoded by the coding sequence ATGGAAAAGTTTTTTCGTCGAGAAGGAATCTTGTTTGTGATATCGGCCCCGTCGGGGGCGGGGAAAAGCACCCTTTGCTCCAATTTAAGGAAAACCCCTGATTTTATATTTTCCATCTCCTGTACGACTCGGCCCCCTCGAGTAGGGGAAGTTCATGGGGAGGATTATTTTTTTTTAACGGAAAAGGAATTCTTCCAAAAACTTTCGGCCCAGGAATTTCTTGAATATGCCCGCGTCCATGGGCATTATTATGGGACTCTAAAAAGTAGCGTGATATCCGCATTAAAGAATGGGACCGATGTGCTTTTAGACATCGATGTTCAAGGGGCCAGGCAGATTAGAGAAAACAAAGATCCATTGCTAAAGAATGCCCTGGTTGATGTCTTTATCATGCCCCCGACCCTCGAAGAACTGGAAAGAAGGTTGCGCAAAAGGGGGACAGAAACCGAGGAAGAACTTCGGCTGCGGCTTAAGACCGCCAGGGAAGAAATGAAGCTTTGGCCCGAATTTAAATATACCATACTCAGTGGTTCAATGGAGGAGGATTTAACGAAATTTCGGGCGATAATGCGAGCCGAGCGCTACCTGAGCCGAAGGCTCACGCTCGTAGAAGACCCCACTTAA